A single window of Streptomyces aquilus DNA harbors:
- a CDS encoding EF-hand domain-containing protein — protein sequence MVSSEYERRIAARFATFDQDGNGYIDREDFSAAAKALLAEFGTAARSDKGQALYIGAEAFWQGMAGIADRDGDQRINRDEFVNGAVKRLRDNPDRFAEIARPFLHAALAVADRDDDGTATVEDTARVLRALGAAPDVALAAATALDADGDGKIAESEIVPAFARYFTVPE from the coding sequence ATGGTCAGCAGCGAGTACGAGCGCAGGATCGCCGCCCGGTTCGCCACCTTCGACCAGGACGGCAACGGGTACATCGACCGGGAGGACTTCAGCGCGGCGGCCAAGGCGCTGCTCGCGGAGTTCGGCACTGCCGCCCGGTCGGACAAGGGACAGGCCCTGTACATCGGCGCGGAGGCGTTCTGGCAGGGCATGGCCGGGATAGCGGACCGGGACGGCGACCAGCGCATCAACCGGGACGAGTTCGTCAACGGCGCCGTCAAGCGGCTGCGGGACAACCCCGACCGGTTCGCCGAGATCGCCCGCCCCTTCCTGCACGCGGCCCTCGCCGTGGCCGACCGGGACGACGACGGCACGGCGACGGTCGAGGACACCGCGCGCGTGCTCAGGGCCCTCGGCGCGGCGCCGGACGTGGCCCTGGCCGCCGCCACCGCCCTGGACGCCGACGGCGACGGGAAGATCGCCGAATCCGAGATCGTCCCCGCCTTCGCCCGCTACTTCACCGTGCCGGAATAG
- a CDS encoding STAS domain-containing protein, giving the protein MVVAFNVTGDKHGDWAVLRVSGELDLVTSPMLRQRVHDAVAEGRHSLVLDLSEVFFCDSSGVGVLIASRRLIRSCQGRLRLILPAQGATEGSHVNRVLGALGVRRLFDVHLDLDSATDDEAGPLSA; this is encoded by the coding sequence GTGGTGGTGGCGTTCAACGTGACCGGCGACAAGCACGGTGACTGGGCCGTGCTGCGGGTGTCGGGCGAGCTGGACCTGGTGACGTCGCCGATGCTGCGCCAGCGGGTGCACGACGCGGTGGCCGAGGGCCGCCACAGTCTCGTCCTGGACCTCTCGGAGGTCTTCTTCTGCGACTCCAGCGGCGTCGGCGTCCTCATCGCCTCCCGCCGCCTCATCCGCTCCTGCCAGGGCCGGCTCCGCCTGATACTGCCGGCCCAGGGAGCGACGGAGGGGTCGCACGTCAACAGGGTGCTGGGCGCGCTGGGCGTACGGCGGCTCTTCGACGTCCACCTCGACCTGGACTCGGCGACGGACGACGAGGCGGGCCCGCTGTCGGCGTAG
- a CDS encoding sigma-70 family RNA polymerase sigma factor: MAKKDAPPRWDRKMQQRLARGEAAALGELYDRFASLVHGLAHRVLGDERAADGITREVFAHVWQHPDAYDPKQGPLRTWVAGLTHRLAVQRLRATETAALAQGGGGSTEELERKVRHASVAARADYIVTSMPAPLRAALELAYFQRRDYRQTAADLGVTEDEARRRLRLGLQLLSTAHDTGAPGAPPEYGGAA, encoded by the coding sequence ATGGCGAAGAAGGACGCACCGCCCCGCTGGGACCGCAAGATGCAGCAGCGACTCGCACGCGGTGAGGCGGCCGCCCTCGGCGAGCTCTACGACCGCTTCGCCTCCCTCGTGCACGGCCTCGCGCACCGCGTCCTCGGCGACGAGCGCGCCGCCGACGGCATCACCCGCGAGGTCTTCGCCCACGTCTGGCAGCACCCCGACGCCTACGACCCCAAGCAGGGCCCGCTGCGCACCTGGGTGGCGGGGCTGACCCACCGCCTCGCCGTGCAGCGCCTGCGCGCCACCGAGACCGCCGCCCTCGCCCAGGGCGGCGGCGGCTCCACGGAGGAACTGGAGCGCAAGGTCCGCCACGCCTCCGTCGCCGCCCGCGCCGACTACATCGTCACCTCCATGCCCGCCCCGCTGCGCGCCGCCCTGGAGCTGGCCTACTTCCAGCGGCGCGACTACCGCCAGACCGCCGCCGACCTCGGCGTCACCGAGGACGAGGCCCGCCGCCGCCTCCGCCTGGGCCTGCAACTGCTGTCCACGGCCCATGACACCGGCGCCCCCGGAGCCCCTCCGGAATACGGGGGTGCGGCATGA
- the purU gene encoding formyltetrahydrofolate deformylase, with protein sequence MNEQSTRAAAPAEQYVLTLSCPDKQGIVHAVSSYLFMTGCNIEDSQQFGDHDTGLFFMRVHFSAEAPVTVDKLRASFAAIGDAFHMDWQINRAEDRMRVVLMVSKFGHCLNDLLFRARIGALPVEIAAVVSNHTDFAELVGSYDIPFHHIPVTKENKAQAEAELLELVREQDVELVVLARYMQVLSDDLCKQLSGRIINIHHSFLPSFKGAKPYHQAHARGVKLIGATAHYVTADLDEGPIIEQEVERVGHDVTPDQLVAIGRDVECQALARAVKWHAERRILLNGRRTVVFA encoded by the coding sequence ATGAACGAGCAGTCCACCCGAGCCGCGGCCCCGGCCGAGCAGTACGTCCTCACCCTGTCCTGCCCCGACAAGCAGGGCATCGTGCACGCCGTGTCGAGCTACCTCTTCATGACCGGTTGCAACATCGAGGACAGCCAGCAGTTCGGTGACCACGACACGGGTCTGTTCTTCATGCGCGTCCACTTCTCGGCGGAGGCGCCGGTGACGGTGGACAAGCTGCGGGCGAGTTTCGCGGCGATCGGTGACGCCTTCCACATGGACTGGCAGATCAACCGGGCCGAGGACAGGATGCGGGTCGTGCTGATGGTCAGCAAGTTCGGGCACTGCCTGAACGACCTGCTGTTCCGCGCGCGGATCGGGGCGCTGCCCGTGGAGATCGCGGCCGTGGTGTCCAACCACACGGACTTCGCCGAGCTCGTGGGGTCGTACGACATTCCCTTCCACCACATTCCGGTGACGAAGGAGAACAAGGCGCAGGCCGAGGCGGAGCTGCTGGAGCTGGTGCGGGAGCAGGACGTCGAGCTGGTCGTGCTCGCCCGGTACATGCAGGTGCTCTCCGACGACCTGTGCAAGCAGCTCAGCGGGCGGATCATCAACATCCACCACTCGTTCCTGCCGAGCTTCAAGGGTGCGAAGCCGTATCACCAGGCGCATGCGCGGGGTGTGAAGCTGATCGGCGCCACCGCGCACTATGTGACGGCCGACCTCGACGAGGGGCCGATCATCGAGCAGGAGGTCGAGCGGGTCGGGCACGACGTCACGCCGGACCAGCTGGTCGCGATCGGGCGGGACGTGGAGTGCCAGGCGCTGGCGCGGGCCGTGAAGTGGCATGCGGAGCGGCGGATTCTGCTGAATGGACGGCGGACGGTGGTGTTCGCCTAG
- a CDS encoding SCO4402 family protein → MTVQGSENSSRRGRRSSTMGAMPLNDMPWWRWRSNVRSALHMLSDPGFQRDVWLAGVEGYGDVTDAVYRLVEDTWLDNWSAEKYVGTIFRDSQEAALVDTAVLRVLRIMHQVGPDAPVSVYMENPGWPEAVRAARDAHVRMATADGEDPDAPPRTLHVLQIMTRSA, encoded by the coding sequence ATGACCGTGCAAGGTTCGGAGAACTCTTCCCGTCGCGGCCGTCGCTCATCCACCATGGGCGCTATGCCACTGAACGACATGCCGTGGTGGCGCTGGCGCAGCAATGTGCGCTCCGCGCTGCACATGCTCTCCGACCCCGGGTTCCAGCGGGACGTCTGGCTGGCCGGCGTCGAGGGGTACGGGGACGTCACCGACGCCGTGTACCGCCTCGTCGAGGACACCTGGCTCGACAACTGGTCCGCCGAGAAATACGTCGGCACGATCTTCCGGGACTCCCAGGAAGCCGCCCTCGTCGACACCGCCGTCCTGCGCGTGCTGCGGATCATGCACCAGGTCGGCCCGGACGCCCCGGTCTCCGTGTACATGGAGAACCCCGGCTGGCCGGAGGCGGTGCGGGCGGCGCGGGACGCGCATGTGCGCATGGCGACGGCCGACGGGGAGGACCCGGACGCCCCGCCGCGCACGCTGCACGTCCTGCAGATCATGACCCGGTCCGCGTGA
- a CDS encoding ABC transporter substrate-binding protein → MTGRRRTRSTFLPTFTRPVRATALAAGALVGCASLIAGCGVVPGVTGGAGDDPIKIMTWAPMNTNATNKPGMPALAQAYARWINAQGGINGRKLSILVCNDQNDTVTAAKCAQRAADEGVVAVVGSYSQHGDAFLPTLESADIPYLGGYGITNAELESPLSFPVNGGQPSLLAGLGKELAGACGPVALVRPDSIAGDELHAMIDSGLKAGGHPTAADQLADEDATEYSAQSERALKHTTTDPAKKGCVVPALGDHTGTFMDSFRRARENYPAVRTATVLGSVDQTVINASGGQSGPYEGSYITSWYPVASDKRWDPMKQVIKKEAFGDNRIDPADAGVQTTWIAYTVLKAVLESLGDGEVTGTAIRKALDGGLKVNTGGLTPTLNWEYENGLAAIGLTRLVNTDVTLQVVREGRLVAAHPGFTDVRKTLANAEVG, encoded by the coding sequence ATGACTGGCAGGCGACGCACCCGCAGCACCTTCCTCCCCACCTTCACGCGGCCCGTCAGAGCCACCGCCCTCGCGGCGGGGGCGCTGGTGGGATGTGCGTCACTCATAGCCGGCTGCGGGGTCGTCCCCGGTGTCACGGGGGGCGCCGGGGACGACCCGATCAAGATCATGACCTGGGCGCCGATGAACACGAACGCCACCAACAAGCCCGGCATGCCCGCCCTCGCGCAGGCCTACGCGCGCTGGATCAACGCCCAGGGCGGCATCAACGGCCGCAAGCTCTCCATCCTGGTCTGCAACGACCAGAACGACACCGTCACCGCCGCCAAGTGCGCCCAGCGCGCCGCCGACGAGGGCGTCGTCGCGGTCGTCGGCTCCTACAGCCAGCACGGCGACGCGTTCCTCCCGACCCTGGAGAGCGCCGACATCCCCTACCTGGGCGGCTACGGCATCACCAACGCCGAGCTGGAGAGCCCGCTCTCCTTCCCCGTCAACGGCGGCCAGCCCAGCCTGCTCGCCGGTCTCGGCAAGGAACTCGCCGGTGCCTGCGGGCCCGTCGCCCTGGTCCGGCCCGACTCCATCGCGGGCGACGAGCTGCACGCCATGATCGACTCCGGTCTCAAGGCGGGCGGCCATCCCACCGCGGCGGACCAGCTGGCCGACGAGGACGCCACCGAGTACTCCGCCCAGTCCGAGCGCGCCCTGAAGCACACCACCACCGACCCGGCGAAGAAGGGCTGTGTGGTGCCCGCCCTCGGCGACCACACCGGCACCTTCATGGACTCCTTCCGCCGCGCCCGCGAGAACTACCCGGCCGTGCGCACGGCCACCGTGCTCGGCAGCGTCGACCAGACGGTGATCAACGCCTCCGGCGGGCAGTCGGGGCCGTACGAGGGGTCGTACATCACCAGCTGGTACCCGGTCGCGAGCGACAAGCGCTGGGACCCCATGAAGCAGGTGATCAAGAAGGAGGCGTTCGGCGACAACCGCATCGACCCCGCGGACGCCGGAGTGCAGACCACGTGGATCGCCTACACCGTGCTCAAGGCCGTCCTGGAGTCGCTCGGCGACGGCGAGGTGACCGGCACCGCGATCCGCAAGGCCCTCGACGGCGGCCTGAAGGTCAACACCGGCGGGCTCACCCCGACCCTCAACTGGGAGTACGAGAACGGCCTCGCCGCCATCGGCCTGACCCGCCTGGTCAACACCGACGTGACGCTCCAGGTCGTCCGCGAGGGCCGGCTCGTGGCCGCCCACCCCGGCTTCACCGACGTCCGCAAGACGCTGGCGAACGCCGAGGTCGGCTAG
- a CDS encoding transcriptional regulator, whose protein sequence is MAARPLVARQPNERLQALIQEAGCSNAGLARRVNMCGAEHGLDLRYDKTSVARWLRGQQPRGRAPAIIAEALGRKLGRTVTIDEIGMANGKNLASGVGLQFSPTVLGAIEQVCELWRSDVGRRDFLSGSSMAASALVEPSRDWLISSPDSQVARSAGPRVGQSDVAAVKAMTQALVDLDHQYGSGHVRPVVVHYLNSVVSGLLAGSYREAVGRELFAAVARLTELAGYMAIDTGQPGLAQRYYIQALRLAQAAGDRGYGGYVLAASMSHLAAQLGNPREIAQLARAAQEGARGRVTPRAEAMFYAAEARGHALLGDARAAQAASGRAVSALESADASSGDDPAWIAHFDEAYLADELAHCHRDLGQAEAAARRAQESLDGLPETKARRRAIGYVLLATAQVQQREIEQACHTGLKAVELLETVRSNRGAEYLDDFQQRLEPFRDEPVVREFGARLELQAAA, encoded by the coding sequence ATGGCCGCAAGGCCTCTCGTCGCGCGGCAGCCGAACGAACGGTTGCAGGCGCTCATCCAGGAAGCGGGCTGCTCGAACGCCGGGCTGGCCCGCCGCGTCAACATGTGCGGTGCGGAGCACGGCCTCGATCTGCGCTACGACAAGACGTCCGTGGCGCGTTGGCTGCGCGGCCAGCAGCCGCGGGGCCGGGCGCCGGCGATCATCGCGGAGGCCCTGGGCCGCAAGCTCGGCCGTACGGTCACGATCGACGAGATCGGCATGGCCAACGGCAAGAACCTCGCCTCGGGCGTGGGTCTCCAGTTCTCGCCGACCGTACTGGGGGCCATCGAGCAGGTCTGCGAGCTGTGGCGCAGTGACGTGGGCCGGCGGGACTTCCTGTCCGGCTCGTCCATGGCCGCCTCCGCGCTCGTCGAACCGAGCCGCGACTGGCTGATCTCCTCGCCGGACTCCCAGGTGGCGCGCTCGGCAGGACCCCGGGTGGGGCAGTCGGACGTGGCGGCCGTGAAGGCGATGACCCAGGCCCTCGTCGACCTCGACCACCAGTACGGCAGCGGGCATGTGCGGCCGGTCGTCGTGCACTACCTCAACAGCGTCGTCTCCGGGCTGCTCGCCGGGTCGTACCGGGAGGCCGTGGGGCGGGAACTGTTCGCCGCCGTCGCGCGGTTGACGGAACTCGCCGGGTACATGGCCATCGACACCGGCCAACCGGGCCTGGCCCAGCGGTACTACATCCAGGCGCTGCGCCTCGCGCAGGCCGCCGGGGACCGCGGCTACGGCGGGTACGTCCTCGCCGCCTCCATGAGCCATCTCGCCGCGCAGCTCGGAAACCCGCGCGAGATCGCGCAGTTGGCGCGCGCGGCGCAGGAAGGAGCGCGGGGGCGCGTGACACCGCGCGCGGAGGCGATGTTCTACGCGGCCGAGGCACGCGGGCACGCCCTGCTGGGCGACGCGCGGGCGGCGCAGGCGGCCTCCGGGCGGGCGGTGAGCGCGCTGGAGTCGGCGGACGCGAGCTCCGGGGACGACCCGGCGTGGATCGCGCACTTCGACGAGGCCTATCTGGCCGACGAGTTGGCGCACTGCCACCGCGACCTCGGCCAGGCCGAGGCGGCGGCGCGACGGGCGCAGGAGTCGCTGGACGGCCTGCCGGAGACCAAGGCGCGGCGCCGGGCCATCGGATACGTCCTGCTGGCCACCGCACAGGTGCAGCAGCGCGAGATCGAACAGGCCTGCCACACCGGCCTGAAGGCCGTGGAGCTGCTGGAGACGGTCCGGTCCAACCGGGGCGCCGAGTATCTCGACGACTTCCAGCAGCGTCTCGAACCCTTCCGGGACGAGCCCGTGGTACGGGAGTTCGGGGCCCGGCTGGAGTTGCAGGCCGCCGCATGA
- a CDS encoding bifunctional DNA primase/polymerase: protein MFIVEETIAGTEAAQIPKQRGESLLETAVRYAEERHWDVFPGTWLEAVDGVQRCSCGDAACAAPGAHPARDDWATQATGSATVARRLWQKQPLAAILLPTGRTFDAVSVPETAGFLALARMERMELTLGPVTLSPDRRMHFFVLPGASVKVPELVRKLGWTPSSLDLVALGEGAYVAAPPTRYGSRGAVQWACRPTPANRWLPDAEELISPLAYACGRDR from the coding sequence GTGTTCATCGTGGAAGAGACGATCGCGGGCACCGAAGCCGCTCAGATTCCGAAGCAGCGCGGCGAATCGCTGCTGGAGACAGCCGTACGCTACGCCGAGGAGCGCCACTGGGACGTCTTCCCCGGCACCTGGCTGGAAGCCGTCGACGGGGTGCAGCGCTGCTCCTGCGGCGACGCGGCGTGCGCCGCACCCGGCGCGCACCCCGCGCGCGACGACTGGGCGACGCAGGCGACCGGCAGTGCGACGGTCGCGCGCCGGTTGTGGCAGAAGCAGCCGCTCGCGGCGATCCTGCTGCCGACGGGGCGGACCTTCGACGCGGTGTCCGTGCCGGAGACGGCCGGGTTTCTCGCGTTGGCCCGGATGGAGCGGATGGAGTTGACGCTCGGGCCGGTGACCTTGTCGCCCGACCGCCGGATGCACTTCTTCGTGTTGCCGGGGGCGTCCGTGAAGGTGCCGGAACTGGTGCGGAAGCTGGGGTGGACGCCGTCTTCCCTGGACCTGGTGGCGTTGGGTGAGGGTGCTTACGTTGCCGCTCCGCCTACGCGGTATGGCTCGCGCGGGGCTGTGCAGTGGGCTTGTCGGCCCACTCCCGCCAATCGGTGGTTGCCGGATGCCGAGGAGTTGATCTCGCCGCTCGCCTACGCGTGCGGTCGCGACAGGTAG
- a CDS encoding ABC transporter ATP-binding protein, producing the protein MTSAVSVRGLWKRFGQQIAVAGIDLELPAGKFIGLVGPNGAGKTTTLSMITGLLRPDQGSVSVVGHDVWRDPVEVKARIGVLPEGLRLFERLSGRELLGYSGRLRGLPGAEVDKRAAQLLDVLDLAGAQHKLVVDYSTGMRKKIGLAAALLHNPEVLFLDEPFEGVDPVSAQTIRGVLERYTASGATVVFSSHVMELVESLCDWVAVMAAGRIRAQGTLAEVRGEAPSLQQAFLELVGAHGRDAGSDLDWLGGGAAR; encoded by the coding sequence ATGACGTCGGCTGTAAGTGTGCGTGGGCTCTGGAAGCGGTTCGGGCAGCAGATTGCCGTTGCCGGGATTGATCTCGAACTGCCCGCCGGGAAGTTCATCGGGCTCGTGGGGCCCAACGGAGCCGGGAAGACCACCACCCTCTCCATGATCACCGGCCTTTTGCGGCCCGACCAGGGGTCGGTGTCCGTCGTCGGGCACGACGTCTGGCGGGACCCCGTCGAGGTCAAGGCCCGGATCGGGGTCCTCCCGGAGGGGCTGCGGCTCTTCGAGCGGCTCTCGGGGCGCGAACTCCTCGGCTACTCCGGGCGGTTGCGGGGGCTGCCCGGGGCCGAGGTCGACAAGCGCGCCGCGCAACTGCTCGACGTCCTCGACCTCGCCGGGGCACAGCACAAGCTGGTGGTCGACTACTCGACCGGCATGCGGAAGAAGATCGGACTCGCGGCCGCGCTCCTCCACAACCCCGAAGTCCTCTTCCTGGACGAGCCGTTCGAGGGCGTCGACCCGGTGTCCGCGCAGACCATCCGCGGGGTGCTGGAGCGCTACACCGCCTCCGGCGCCACCGTCGTCTTCTCCTCGCACGTCATGGAGCTCGTCGAGTCGCTGTGCGACTGGGTCGCGGTGATGGCCGCCGGACGCATCCGGGCCCAGGGCACGCTCGCCGAGGTGCGCGGCGAGGCGCCCTCGCTCCAGCAGGCGTTCCTGGAGCTGGTCGGGGCGCACGGGCGGGACGCCGGGTCCGATCTGGACTGGCTGGGCGGCGGGGCGGCCCGATGA
- a CDS encoding transporter: MSADVTAVVVRLKLSLLRNGLRQSGGRRAAYIVSAVVTLLFAALQLLGLIALRGNAHAVSVAVLLVAVLAVGWAVMPLFFPGGDETLDPTRLVMLPLRPRPLVRALLVASLVGIGPVFTLCLLVGSAVSVAHGSVAYVVAVVGVVLALLVCVALARAVAVANIRLLTSRKGRDLAVLSGLVIAIGAQLANFGVQRLGSSGLAQLDPAGDVLRWVPPASAIGAVDSASSGSYGVAVTQLALSAGALVALVALWSRHLTRLMISPDGSTLQAAATDSAARERTSTGLGRLLPGGRTGTVVERSLRYIWRDPKTKAAWVTSLAIGLIVPVFNALQGTGSIYFACFAAGMLGIQMYNQFGQDTSAFWMVATTISSSRDAYVELRGRALALLVITLPYATLVTVVTTAMLGDWARLPEALGLSFALLGAMLATGAWTSARFPYSIPQEGYKNVAPGQAGLAWISIFGGMIAAALLCAPVITLTIWLNVVRDGDRWSWVLLPVGALYGAAITLAGLRLAAPRTAARLPEILTAVSKG; encoded by the coding sequence ATGAGTGCCGACGTCACCGCCGTCGTCGTACGGCTGAAGCTGTCGCTGCTCAGGAACGGGCTGCGGCAGTCCGGTGGGCGGCGGGCCGCGTACATCGTGTCGGCCGTCGTCACGCTGCTGTTCGCGGCGCTGCAACTGCTCGGGCTGATCGCGTTGCGCGGCAATGCGCACGCCGTGTCCGTGGCCGTGCTGCTGGTGGCGGTGCTGGCCGTCGGGTGGGCGGTGATGCCGCTGTTCTTCCCGGGTGGCGACGAAACCCTTGATCCGACGCGCCTGGTGATGCTGCCGCTGCGGCCCCGGCCGCTGGTGCGGGCGCTGCTCGTGGCCTCGCTGGTGGGGATCGGGCCGGTGTTCACGCTGTGCCTGCTGGTCGGTTCCGCGGTGTCGGTGGCGCACGGCTCGGTGGCGTACGTCGTCGCCGTCGTCGGGGTGGTGCTGGCGCTGCTGGTGTGCGTGGCGCTCGCGCGGGCCGTGGCCGTCGCCAACATCCGGCTGCTGACCAGCCGCAAGGGGCGGGACCTGGCGGTGCTGAGCGGCCTCGTGATCGCGATCGGGGCGCAGCTGGCCAACTTCGGTGTGCAACGCCTGGGTTCGAGCGGTCTGGCGCAGCTGGACCCGGCCGGGGACGTGCTGCGCTGGGTGCCGCCGGCGTCCGCGATCGGGGCGGTGGACTCGGCGAGTTCGGGGTCGTACGGCGTCGCGGTCACCCAACTCGCGCTGAGCGCCGGTGCGTTGGTCGCCCTGGTCGCGCTCTGGTCGCGGCATCTGACGCGGCTGATGATCTCGCCGGACGGCTCCACGCTCCAGGCCGCCGCCACCGATTCGGCCGCCCGCGAGCGGACGTCGACGGGGCTGGGACGGCTGCTGCCGGGCGGGCGCACGGGCACGGTGGTCGAGCGCAGCCTGCGCTACATCTGGCGCGACCCGAAGACGAAGGCCGCGTGGGTCACCTCGCTGGCGATCGGGCTGATCGTCCCCGTGTTCAACGCCCTTCAGGGCACCGGCTCGATCTACTTCGCGTGCTTCGCCGCCGGAATGCTCGGCATCCAGATGTACAACCAGTTCGGGCAGGACACCTCCGCGTTCTGGATGGTCGCGACGACCATCTCCTCGTCCCGGGACGCGTACGTCGAGCTGCGCGGCCGCGCCCTGGCGCTGCTGGTGATCACCCTGCCGTACGCGACGCTCGTGACCGTCGTGACGACGGCGATGCTCGGTGACTGGGCCAGGCTGCCGGAGGCGCTCGGCCTGTCCTTCGCCCTGCTGGGCGCGATGCTGGCGACGGGCGCCTGGACCTCGGCCCGCTTCCCGTACTCCATCCCGCAGGAGGGCTACAAGAACGTGGCCCCCGGCCAGGCCGGGCTCGCCTGGATCTCCATCTTCGGCGGCATGATCGCCGCCGCGCTGCTGTGCGCCCCGGTCATCACGCTGACGATCTGGCTGAACGTGGTACGCGACGGCGACCGGTGGAGCTGGGTGCTGCTGCCGGTGGGGGCGCTGTACGGGGCGGCGATCACGCTGGCGGGGCTGCGACTGGCGGCACCGAGGACGGCAGCCCGGCTACCGGAGATTCTGACGGCGGTCAGCAAGGGCTGA
- a CDS encoding alpha/beta fold hydrolase, protein MARRIDVTGAGGVRLAAWEFGDPPKPDQAAGPTERGLEQGGAAGRRAGRRTVQGALDRSPGVLLLHGLMGRASHWAPTARWLSERHRAVALDQRGHGRSDKPPQASFTREAYVEDAEAALEQLGLGPAVLIGHAMGALTAWQLAAKRPDLVSGVIICDMRASALGAASQREWADWFKSWPLPFATLADVRKWFGEDDPWVERPNPARGEFYAEVMAESPDGWRPVFEPEQMLKSRETWVLDAHWEELAQVQCPALVVRGLDGELGRAEAQEMVRVLPRGEYAEVADAGHLVHYDQPDAWRAAVQPFIESLFGER, encoded by the coding sequence ATGGCGCGGCGCATCGACGTGACCGGAGCGGGCGGCGTACGCCTTGCCGCCTGGGAGTTCGGCGACCCTCCCAAGCCCGACCAGGCGGCGGGGCCGACGGAGCGGGGCCTGGAGCAGGGCGGCGCCGCCGGCCGGCGGGCGGGGCGGCGGACCGTCCAAGGCGCCCTCGACCGCTCACCCGGCGTGCTGTTACTGCACGGCCTCATGGGCCGCGCCTCCCACTGGGCCCCCACCGCCCGCTGGCTGTCCGAACGCCACCGGGCCGTCGCCCTCGACCAGCGCGGCCACGGCCGCAGCGACAAGCCCCCGCAGGCCTCCTTCACCCGCGAGGCCTACGTCGAGGACGCCGAGGCGGCCCTCGAACAGCTCGGCCTCGGCCCGGCCGTCCTCATCGGCCATGCCATGGGCGCCCTGACCGCCTGGCAGCTCGCCGCGAAACGGCCCGACCTGGTCTCCGGTGTGATCATCTGCGACATGCGGGCCTCAGCACTCGGAGCGGCCTCGCAGCGGGAGTGGGCGGACTGGTTCAAGTCCTGGCCCCTCCCCTTCGCCACCCTGGCCGACGTACGCAAGTGGTTCGGCGAGGACGACCCCTGGGTGGAGCGCCCGAACCCCGCCCGCGGCGAGTTCTACGCCGAGGTGATGGCCGAGTCGCCGGACGGCTGGCGGCCCGTCTTCGAACCCGAGCAGATGCTGAAGTCCCGGGAGACCTGGGTGCTCGACGCGCACTGGGAGGAGCTGGCGCAGGTCCAGTGCCCCGCGCTGGTCGTCCGCGGTCTCGACGGCGAGCTGGGGCGGGCGGAGGCGCAGGAGATGGTGCGGGTACTGCCGCGGGGGGAGTACGCCGAGGTCGCCGACGCCGGCCACCTGGTGCACTACGACCAGCCGGACGCCTGGCGGGCAGCCGTGCAGCCCTTCATCGAGAGCCTGTTCGGAGAACGGTAG
- a CDS encoding metal-dependent transcriptional regulator — MSGLIDTTEMYLRTILELEEEGVVPMRARIAERLDQSGPTVSQTVARMERDGLVSVASDRHLELTDEGRRLATRVMRKHRLAECLLVDVIGLEWEQVHAEACRWEHVMSEAVERRVLELLRHPTESPYGNPIPGLEELGEKDGADPFLDEGMVSLADLDPGGEGKTVVVRRIGEPIQTDAQLMYTLRRAGVQPGSVVSVTESAGGVLVGSGGEAAELAADVASHVFVAKR; from the coding sequence ATGTCCGGACTGATCGACACCACGGAGATGTATCTCCGCACCATCCTCGAGCTGGAAGAGGAAGGTGTGGTCCCCATGCGCGCCCGGATCGCCGAGCGGCTCGACCAGAGCGGGCCGACCGTCTCCCAGACGGTGGCGCGGATGGAGCGGGACGGCCTGGTGTCCGTGGCGAGCGACCGGCATCTGGAGCTGACCGACGAGGGCCGCCGGCTGGCGACGCGCGTGATGCGCAAGCACCGCCTCGCGGAGTGTCTCCTGGTCGACGTGATCGGCCTGGAGTGGGAGCAGGTCCACGCCGAGGCCTGTCGCTGGGAGCACGTGATGAGCGAGGCCGTCGAGCGCCGCGTCCTGGAGCTGCTGCGCCACCCCACCGAGTCGCCGTACGGCAACCCGATCCCCGGTCTGGAGGAGCTCGGCGAGAAGGACGGTGCCGACCCCTTCCTCGACGAGGGCATGGTGTCGCTGGCCGACCTGGACCCGGGCGGCGAGGGCAAGACGGTCGTGGTGCGCCGCATCGGCGAGCCGATCCAGACGGACGCACAGCTGATGTACACGCTGCGGCGCGCGGGGGTGCAGCCCGGCTCGGTGGTGAGCGTGACGGAGTCGGCCGGCGGGGTGCTGGTGGGCAGCGGCGGCGAGGCGGCCGAGCTGGCGGCGGACGTCGCCTCGCATGTGTTCGTCGCCAAGCGCTGA